The DNA segment TTGCAGAGCGCCATTTTAAGCCGGGTCTCTTCGGCAGTGACCTCCAGCATCGTGGGCGCCGATGGCAAACTTTCGCCCGGCGTGGTTGAAACCACCGACTTCAGTATTGCCATTACCAACTTGCAAGGCGGGCTGCTACAGATTGTCACAACCGACAAAAGAACCGGCCAGACCACCCAGTTTCAAGTGAACCAACCGTAATACCGCCGTACTTGCTGTTCCTGCATTCACCGACCTCAAGAACCTGATCCTATTAATAAGGAAGACGTCCATGCGCACTCAAAAATCCCTGCTTTCACTCGCGGTTCTGGTTGCCCTGTCCGGTTCTGCACTGGCTGACAACAGCACCGTCAACGCCATCCAGAACGGCTCAAGTAACGCCATTACTTCGACTCAGATCGGTGCCAACCAGTCCTCGGTCTATGCCGAGCAGAACGGCAGGCGCAACACCGCCGGTATCGAGCAGACCGCCACCAGCAGCAGCGTGAGCGCGGTGCAGGCCGGCAGCAACAACACCGCGACAGCCCAGCAAAACGGCAACAGCAACCAGACCGGCATCAAACAGGTTGGTAATGGCGGTCAGACAGCCGCTGTGAAACAGGGCAGCGCGAACAACACCGCCAGCGTCGAGCAGACCTGGAACACCAACAGCACCGTGCAGATCGACCAGGGCCATACCTACGGCGGCAACAACAACCAGGCGTACGCCACCCAGAACGGTAACAACGGCACCACCAGCAACACCATTCAATGGGCCGGCTCAAACAACCTGGCGTCGAGCAACCAGCAAGTCAACAACGCTGCGCAGTCCACCATTAGCCAGCGCGATGGCAATAACAACAAGGGCTGGGTGACCCAGGTCGGCAACAACGTGGCCACCGCCACCATTGCCCAGTCACGCGGCGACAGCAACGAAGGTTCGATCAACCAGCAGTACGCGATTTACAACAACGCGGCCGGCATCGACCAAAGCTATGGCAGTGCCAACAAAGCGGCCATCGGCCAGAACGGCGGCTGGAACAACACCGCCACCGTGACCCAGGCCAACGGCAACCAGAACCAGGGTTATGTCACCCAGACCGCCGTGGCTGAGAGCAGCGCCGCCGTCAAGCAGACCCAGGGCAGCAACAACACCGCCAACGTCAACCAGTCCTACGGCTGGAAACTGGTCGCCAACGTCGAGCAGAAAGGCAACAACAACCAGGCCAACACCGTGCAGACCGGCGCTTACAACGAAGCCCGCCTGCTGCAGGACGGCTACAACAACGTGGCCAACGTCAACCAGAGCGGCATCGGCCTGGTCGGTCAGAGCAACGTCGTGGCGCTGACCCAGGCCAACAGCAACAACGTGGCCAACGTTACCCAGACCGGCGGCGCCGGCAACACCGCCACTATCACCCAGCGTTAATGGCTGTAGCCCCGCCGCTCACCCGGCGGGGCGTTCTGGAGAGTCACGGACATGTACATCCGCGCGTTATCATTAATTGTGTGTGCAGCAATGCTGGTCAGCGGTTGTGCTACGTCCCGTCCAGCGGCGACCTTCAACCCCGCATCGCTGGCTCCCCCTACCCAAATTTCCCGCGATCTGGCCAACCTGCCAGCCCCGGCCGGCCCGATTTCCGTGGCAGTCTATGGCTTGCGCGACCAGACCGGCCAATACAAGCCTTCACCAGACAGCTCGTTTTCCACGGCCGTCACCCAAGGCGCCGCGTCACTGCTGGTGACCGCCCTGCGTGACTCGAAGTGGTTCAAGCCGATGGAGCGTGAAAACCTGCAGGACCTGCTCACCGAGCGCAAGATCATCCGCGCGCTGGAGCAACCTCAGGACCAGGCCCAGGTACAGTTGCCCCCCCTGCGGCCCGCCAACCTGATCGTTGAAGGCGCCATCGTCGGCTACGAAAGCAACGTGCGCACCGGCGGTCTGGGCGTGCGTTACCTGGGCATCGGCCCTTCAGAGCTGTATCGCCAGGATCAGGTCACCGTCAACCTGCGGGCCGTGGACATCCGCACGGGCGAGATTATCCAGAGCATCACCACGACCAAAACGATCTTTTCCATCCAGGTCGATTTCGGCGTTTTCAAATATGTCTCGCTCAAGCACCTGCTGGAAGTCGAGACCGGTATCAGCCGCAACGAACCGGTCCAGCAGTGTGTGCGTGAAGCCATCGAGACCGCGCTGGTGCACATGGTTGCCCAAGGTGTGCGTGACGGCAGCTGGCGTCTGAAAAACCCTGACGACATCAACCAGCCGCTGCTGCAGGCCTATTTGAAGAATTACGACGAACAGACGCTGGCCATGCCTCTTACCGGGTCCGACAAATAATCCTCTACGGAGCAGATCATGGCATTTCATCTCAACCTGCGCGGCTACCTGGCCGCCGTCCTGCTGATCAGCAGCGGCCTCTGCCAGGCCGCGGATCTGCAAGCTGAAGCCCGCTACGCCGGCATCGTCAACGGTAAAGTGGCAAACATCGAACAGATCGGTTCCTGGAACCAGACCCGGGTCGAGCAAAGCGGTGCCAGCCAGCAACTGACCCAGCGTCAGGACGGCAATCGCAACCAGGCGCAGATCAGCCAGAGCGGCGCGAACAACCAGGCTTACCTGCAGCAGACCGGCAACGCCAACGACATCGTGCTCAGCCAGGCCGGCAGCTACAACCAGGCCAGCCTGCAACAAAACGGTCTGAACAACAGCGCCAACGTCCAACAGAGCGGCGCCTACAATCAGGCGCAGGTCAGCCAGTACGGCAATGGCAACCAGGCCAGCGTGCAACAGAGCGGCTTCGGCGGTACGGCCTCAGTCACCCAGTACGGCAACAATTCCACCGCCAGCATCAAACAATGGTGACCCCGATGATCGACATCTCCCAACTGGTGGTATCGATCGACACCCAGCGCAACGGCGAGGCGGTGCTGATAAGCCCGCTGCTGCAAAGCCCTGCGCCGCTGACCCTGCAATACCGCCTGAGCGTTCGCCAGACCAGCAGCAACGGCACCTCAAGCATCAGCCAGAGCGGCGACCTGCACAGCGGCGTGGCCTCTTCAGTCGTGCAAATCAGCCTGCCTTCAGGCGCGACATGCCAGATCCATCTGCAAGTTCTGCAGGACAATCAGGTGCTCAAACAACTCGAACGCGATTGCGAATAACCCATATCCGGCTGCGAATCAGTATGCTTGTCGCCAACATCACTGATCGACAGAGGGACCTATGTCGCTGCCACGCTCGCTGCTGCTTCTCACCGCCTTGATCCTGCCTGCACTGCCTGTCCAGGCCAAAGAACCGCAATACAGCGTCACCTATGACCGCTGCATGGACACCTCCGGCGGCGTTACGGTGGAAATGCTCGACTGCAACGCAGCCGAGCTCAAACGCCACGACGCCCGCCTCAACGCCCAGTACAAAGCCGCCCTGGCTGCCCACGGCGAAACCCAGCAAGCGCTGCTGCGCGAGGCCCAGCGCCAGTGGATCAAGTACCGCGATGCCAACTGCAGCTTCTATGCCCAGCTCACCGGCGGCACCATGGACCGCCTCAACAGCAGCAGTTGCGTACTCGAAGCCACCGCGCGGCGGGCTGATGAGCTGGAAGGACTGGCGGGTATGTGAGCGTCATGAACCTGCTCGACCACTACCTGCCCGGCTACCAGTTTCAGGAAATACGCCAGACGAGTGCCACGCCCGAGCAACCGGCCTACGCCGACAGAGCGACGATGGCCTGGAAACCATGGCTGACGGTGCAGTATTCAACAGGATGAAACACATGGCCCAGACCTTTACCGGCGGCTGCCTGTGTGGTGCGATCCGCTTCGAAGCCCACGGCGCCGCTGGCAACCCGCACAACTGCTCATGCCGGTTCTGCCAGCGCCACACCGGCAGCCTGAGCGCACCCTGGGTGGAATACCCCAGCGACCAGATACGCTGGACCGGCCCCGGCGGTGCACCGGCCACCTGGCGTTCCAGCGACTATTCGAGCCGGGCCTTCTGCGCCACCTGCGGCAGCTCACTCGGTGCGATAGACGATGCGCCGACAGTCGCCCTGCTGATCGGCTGCTTCGACGACCCACGTAACCTGGACTTCAAGCCGGAGTATCACTCGTTTGAAGACCGGCTTGTTTGAGCGTACGTACGAATAGCCAAAGGCTTACACGCGCCAGAGAACAATTGCCATTTGCGCACCCCGGCGACAAGCCTATATTCAGATCCAACCACTGGTGAACAGGATGCTCACCAGGATCAGGGACGATCGACCGTGAAGGGATACTGCCGACAGGGAGTTGGAATGGTCTGGGACAAAAAACCCGCTTCGGCGGGTTTTGTTTTTTCTGCGGTATTGCAACGGCTCGTTATACCTCAAAATCCTTATGTACCTTTTTCAGTACGTCTAACGAAAAGGGCAGATTTGCATTCCCAAAGGGTGTTGCTTAAAATCGACCACGACTACGCAGACAGCAGAAAATTTGTCGGCGGAGCTGCGAAGACCTGGCTAGCCAAGGTCATATGAAGGGAAATCCTGGGCGTATGGGTTGTTCTGCTTAAATGCAGGAGACTCGCCTTCGAAGCCGTCCTTCCTCGTAGTCACCTGATTTTCCGGATCTTGGCCTCAGTCGCGTGATACGCAGTGACTGGG comes from the Pseudomonas sp. StFLB209 genome and includes:
- a CDS encoding curlin-associated protein; the encoded protein is MAFHLNLRGYLAAVLLISSGLCQAADLQAEARYAGIVNGKVANIEQIGSWNQTRVEQSGASQQLTQRQDGNRNQAQISQSGANNQAYLQQTGNANDIVLSQAGSYNQASLQQNGLNNSANVQQSGAYNQAQVSQYGNGNQASVQQSGFGGTASVTQYGNNSTASIKQW
- a CDS encoding lysozyme inhibitor LprI family protein, with translation MSLPRSLLLLTALILPALPVQAKEPQYSVTYDRCMDTSGGVTVEMLDCNAAELKRHDARLNAQYKAALAAHGETQQALLREAQRQWIKYRDANCSFYAQLTGGTMDRLNSSSCVLEATARRADELEGLAGM
- a CDS encoding CsgG/HfaB family protein, whose translation is MLVSGCATSRPAATFNPASLAPPTQISRDLANLPAPAGPISVAVYGLRDQTGQYKPSPDSSFSTAVTQGAASLLVTALRDSKWFKPMERENLQDLLTERKIIRALEQPQDQAQVQLPPLRPANLIVEGAIVGYESNVRTGGLGVRYLGIGPSELYRQDQVTVNLRAVDIRTGEIIQSITTTKTIFSIQVDFGVFKYVSLKHLLEVETGISRNEPVQQCVREAIETALVHMVAQGVRDGSWRLKNPDDINQPLLQAYLKNYDEQTLAMPLTGSDK
- the csgH gene encoding curli-like amyloid fiber formation chaperone CsgH — translated: MIDISQLVVSIDTQRNGEAVLISPLLQSPAPLTLQYRLSVRQTSSNGTSSISQSGDLHSGVASSVVQISLPSGATCQIHLQVLQDNQVLKQLERDCE
- a CDS encoding GFA family protein, which gives rise to MAQTFTGGCLCGAIRFEAHGAAGNPHNCSCRFCQRHTGSLSAPWVEYPSDQIRWTGPGGAPATWRSSDYSSRAFCATCGSSLGAIDDAPTVALLIGCFDDPRNLDFKPEYHSFEDRLV